The following are encoded together in the Thermodesulfobium sp. 4217-1 genome:
- the ilvD gene encoding dihydroxy-acid dehydratase gives MPRRSDEVTKGIERAPHRSLFYAMGYTKEDMSKPLIGVVNAYNEIIPGHIHLKTLVEYVKKGVNQAGGVPIEFPVIGICDGIAMGHDGMKYPLASRELVADSIETMAQAHKFDGLVLLTNCDKIVPGMLMAAARLNIPSIIVSGGPMLAGRFQQTDVDLITVFEGVGHKTRGEYDDATLEELEMCACPGCGSCSGMFTANTMNCLSEALGMALPGNGTIPAAFEGERKRLATYAGMKAVELVNNNICPRDILTSQAFENAIAVDMAVGGSTNTVLHLPAIAHEAGIKLPLEIFDLISSRTPNLCKISPAGKQHIQDLNEAGGISAVMNELAKKNLINLNNITVSGKTIGEIIKNKAVKRRDVIKPIDEPYSQSGGIAILRGNLAPDGAVVKQSAVDKEMLVHVGPARIFDSEEEAMKAILAGQVKSKDILVIRYEGPKGGPGMREMLSPTSAVVGMGLGKEVALLTDGRFSGGSRGAVIGHISPEAAEGGPIGLIEEGDTIEIDIPAKRIELKVDSQTLENRKKNWSPKPPKVKSGYLARYAKLVTSANTGAVFKDD, from the coding sequence ATGCCAAGAAGAAGTGACGAGGTTACAAAGGGGATCGAAAGAGCACCGCACAGATCACTATTTTATGCAATGGGTTACACAAAAGAAGATATGTCCAAACCGCTTATAGGAGTGGTAAACGCATACAACGAAATAATACCAGGCCACATTCACCTTAAAACACTTGTAGAGTATGTTAAAAAGGGAGTTAATCAGGCTGGTGGCGTACCCATTGAATTTCCTGTTATAGGAATCTGCGACGGTATTGCAATGGGTCATGACGGGATGAAGTATCCTCTTGCTTCCAGAGAATTGGTAGCTGATTCTATTGAAACTATGGCTCAGGCGCACAAATTCGATGGCCTTGTTCTCCTTACAAATTGTGACAAGATTGTCCCTGGTATGCTCATGGCTGCCGCAAGATTGAATATCCCATCAATCATAGTTTCAGGCGGACCAATGCTTGCTGGGAGATTTCAACAAACCGATGTGGATCTCATCACTGTTTTCGAAGGTGTGGGTCACAAAACACGCGGGGAGTATGACGATGCCACGCTTGAAGAACTTGAGATGTGTGCATGCCCAGGATGTGGCTCCTGCTCTGGAATGTTTACCGCAAACACTATGAACTGTCTTTCAGAAGCCTTAGGGATGGCACTCCCAGGAAACGGCACAATTCCCGCAGCATTTGAAGGCGAAAGAAAGAGGCTGGCAACATATGCTGGAATGAAAGCAGTAGAATTAGTAAATAATAATATTTGTCCAAGAGACATACTTACTTCTCAAGCATTTGAGAATGCAATAGCAGTAGATATGGCTGTTGGTGGCTCTACAAATACAGTGCTGCACCTTCCAGCCATAGCTCACGAAGCAGGAATAAAGCTGCCTCTTGAAATATTTGACCTTATATCATCAAGGACACCAAACCTATGTAAAATCAGCCCTGCTGGAAAGCAACACATACAGGATTTAAATGAGGCTGGCGGAATCAGTGCTGTAATGAACGAGCTTGCAAAAAAGAACCTTATAAACTTAAATAATATTACAGTTTCAGGAAAAACCATCGGAGAAATTATTAAAAATAAAGCAGTCAAGAGAAGGGACGTAATTAAGCCTATTGATGAGCCATATTCTCAAAGCGGAGGTATAGCTATACTAAGAGGGAATCTTGCCCCTGATGGCGCGGTGGTAAAGCAATCAGCAGTAGACAAAGAAATGTTGGTTCACGTTGGACCTGCAAGGATCTTTGATTCTGAGGAAGAAGCTATGAAGGCGATATTGGCTGGGCAAGTAAAATCAAAAGACATATTGGTAATTAGATATGAGGGACCAAAAGGCGGACCAGGCATGAGAGAGATGCTGAGTCCCACATCAGCAGTTGTTGGAATGGGGCTGGGCAAAGAAGTAGCACTTCTTACCGATGGAAGGTTCTCTGGAGGCTCTCGTGGTGCAGTAATAGGGCACATTTCTCCTGAAGCAGCCGAAGGTGGACCAATTGGCCTAATAGAAGAAGGCGATACGATAGAAATAGACATACCCGCCAAAAGGATTGAATTAAAGGTTGACTCTCAAACCCTGGAAAATAGAAAAAAGAATTGGTCGCCAAAACCGCCCAAAGTAAAGTCGGGCTATCTTGCAAGGTATGCGAAACTTGTAACCTCAGCGAACACTGGAGCGGTA
- the hrcA gene encoding heat-inducible transcriptional repressor HrcA, with protein sequence MKGKFSDDYLSIRKKKVLWAVVESYTHTAEPVASRTVWKRFDLGVSPATIRNDMADLEEEGFLNQPHISSGRIPSCVGYRYYVDSLMEWSKNRSSQMIETENEFTGENPIDEFLKNIAKQLSSQTLGIAIVSHPLLLELCVRDFHLSYVRRGQCIVFLLLDGGITFTYSLNIDISKDEDALVINSLIKSKILGKNRSEINSEIDSVFAPVFNLSAQAKQILMSVTEHLWKATDKKAYIYYSMKMFNLPDFSDREKFDILVALLEEEDRIVQKLFENPWEKREIKIIIGEENEDPKFWEFTFFKIPYYYADKVVGFIGLISPTRVRYPYVVELLDSYAHKISNALRRLFD encoded by the coding sequence ATGAAAGGCAAATTTTCTGATGATTACCTCTCTATAAGAAAGAAAAAAGTTTTATGGGCTGTAGTTGAGAGCTATACTCATACTGCAGAACCTGTAGCTTCAAGAACGGTATGGAAAAGGTTTGATCTGGGGGTTAGTCCTGCCACCATCAGAAACGACATGGCAGATCTTGAAGAAGAGGGATTTTTAAACCAGCCTCACATCTCATCAGGCAGGATACCGTCTTGTGTTGGCTATAGGTATTATGTAGATTCTCTAATGGAGTGGTCAAAAAATCGTTCAAGCCAAATGATAGAAACTGAAAATGAATTTACTGGTGAGAACCCGATAGATGAATTTCTAAAAAATATTGCCAAACAACTTTCAAGTCAGACTCTTGGCATTGCAATAGTATCTCATCCATTGTTGTTGGAGCTTTGTGTAAGGGACTTTCACCTTTCTTACGTGAGAAGGGGACAATGTATTGTGTTTTTGCTCCTTGATGGAGGTATTACTTTTACATATTCTTTGAATATAGATATTTCAAAAGATGAAGATGCACTTGTTATAAATTCTCTTATAAAGAGCAAAATACTGGGTAAAAATAGAAGCGAAATAAATTCTGAAATTGATTCGGTTTTTGCTCCTGTTTTTAATCTCTCTGCTCAAGCTAAGCAAATATTGATGAGCGTTACAGAACATTTGTGGAAAGCTACTGACAAGAAGGCTTATATTTATTATAGTATGAAGATGTTCAATCTCCCTGACTTTTCTGATAGGGAAAAATTTGATATATTGGTAGCTTTGTTGGAGGAAGAGGATAGAATTGTTCAAAAACTTTTTGAGAATCCTTGGGAAAAAAGAGAAATTAAGATTATTATTGGAGAAGAAAATGAAGATCCAAAATTTTGGGAGTTTACATTTTTTAAGATACCATACTATTATGCTGATAAAGTAGTAGGTTTTATAGGACTTATCTCTCCTACGCGCGTAAGGTACCCGTACGTAGTAGAATTGCTTGATTCTTATGCACATAAAATATCCAATGCTTTGAGGAGGTTATTTGATTGA
- a CDS encoding DnaJ C-terminal domain-containing protein, protein MRTNNKDLYSVLGVSREASFEEIKSSYRRLAKELHPDVNKDDPECAEKFKELTQAYEILSDSEKRARYDRFGTDKEMADPFGGMSDIFETFFGDFFGAGQERARRTVSFRGEDRELAVGLTYFEAINGAPGKTIEYDRYERCEKCEGKGSTSGKKTVCKVCHGAGQVTSSRRTLLGNVYQTYNCPECNGKGFVIEDPCPHCRGTGRKVSKAKISIDIPPFSEEGKIFKVRSGGNAGSYGEEFGDLYVQIRYINDERFIRDGYNLIYPATISFPQAVLGTKIKYYTPDAEEGFSEYEIPSGVQPYTEFKIRGRGLPKQGGRVRGDLILRMVIQTPTEVSDEEKELYLKLAQLRGEHQEKDNIFKKIKKKIKK, encoded by the coding sequence TTGAGAACTAATAATAAAGATCTTTATTCTGTGCTTGGAGTTTCTCGCGAGGCTTCATTTGAAGAAATTAAATCGTCATATAGAAGGCTGGCTAAGGAACTTCATCCTGATGTGAATAAAGACGATCCAGAATGTGCTGAGAAATTTAAGGAACTTACACAGGCTTATGAGATTCTTTCTGACTCTGAGAAGAGAGCTAGATATGATAGATTTGGCACTGATAAGGAGATGGCTGATCCTTTTGGCGGCATGTCTGATATATTTGAAACCTTTTTTGGTGATTTTTTTGGTGCAGGTCAGGAAAGGGCAAGAAGGACTGTTAGTTTTCGGGGTGAAGACAGAGAGCTTGCGGTAGGCTTGACCTACTTTGAAGCCATAAATGGCGCTCCTGGCAAGACAATAGAATATGACAGATATGAAAGATGTGAAAAATGCGAAGGCAAAGGTTCTACAAGCGGCAAAAAAACTGTTTGTAAGGTGTGTCACGGTGCAGGGCAGGTTACCTCATCAAGAAGGACACTTCTTGGAAACGTTTACCAAACTTATAACTGTCCAGAATGCAATGGTAAAGGTTTTGTGATTGAAGATCCATGTCCTCATTGCAGGGGAACGGGGAGAAAGGTTTCAAAGGCAAAGATATCGATTGATATACCCCCATTTAGCGAAGAGGGGAAGATATTTAAAGTCAGATCGGGCGGAAATGCAGGCTCCTATGGAGAAGAATTCGGAGATTTATATGTTCAAATTAGATATATAAACGATGAAAGATTTATCAGAGATGGTTATAATCTTATTTACCCCGCGACTATAAGTTTCCCGCAGGCTGTACTTGGGACAAAAATAAAATATTATACGCCTGATGCAGAGGAAGGCTTTTCTGAATATGAAATACCATCCGGAGTTCAGCCCTATACAGAATTTAAGATAAGAGGAAGAGGGTTGCCTAAGCAGGGCGGCAGAGTAAGAGGGGATCTGATCTTGAGAATGGTTATACAAACTCCAACCGAGGTGAGCGATGAGGAAAAAGAGCTGTATTTGAAGCTTGCCCAACTGAGAGGAGAACATCAGGAGAAGGATAATATATTCAAAAAAATTAAGAAAAAAATCAAAAAATAG
- a CDS encoding 16S rRNA (uracil(1498)-N(3))-methyltransferase, whose protein sequence is MSEPRLYVNKERIKDFLAGDLVELEEDERHYLFKVLRLKDGDLVIVLDGAGSVFRSRVQLDKIVLGEGSDAKEPELNITLFQFLPKGDKCSEIVRMCTELGVKKFVLVYGERNSYGEVSLNKIKRWQKIAQEAAELAGRGVVPEILGPYKLFKIPDALFTGKMLVFWENSNQSIKELFKSDISGDLSVFIGAEGGISLSEIEYLQSKGAYVSSLGERILRVQTASVAACSILFYLSNDIK, encoded by the coding sequence GTGTCTGAACCAAGGCTTTATGTAAATAAAGAAAGAATAAAAGATTTTTTAGCAGGTGATCTTGTCGAGCTAGAAGAAGACGAAAGGCATTATCTTTTCAAGGTTCTTCGTCTAAAGGATGGCGATCTTGTCATCGTATTGGATGGCGCAGGGAGCGTTTTTAGATCGAGAGTTCAGTTAGATAAAATTGTTCTTGGAGAAGGATCTGACGCAAAAGAGCCTGAGCTAAATATTACGCTGTTTCAGTTTCTGCCAAAAGGTGACAAATGCAGTGAGATAGTTCGTATGTGTACAGAGCTTGGTGTTAAGAAATTTGTTCTGGTATATGGTGAGAGAAATTCTTATGGAGAGGTGTCTCTAAATAAGATAAAAAGATGGCAAAAGATTGCACAAGAAGCGGCTGAGCTCGCAGGCAGGGGAGTGGTTCCAGAAATTTTGGGGCCCTATAAACTCTTTAAGATACCGGATGCGCTTTTTACAGGCAAGATGCTGGTTTTTTGGGAAAATTCGAATCAATCAATTAAAGAGCTGTTTAAATCTGATATTTCTGGAGACTTATCGGTATTTATCGGTGCTGAAGGCGGGATTTCTTTGAGCGAGATAGAATACCTTCAGTCAAAGGGGGCATACGTTTCATCTTTGGGCGAAAGGATTCTGAGGGTGCAGACGGCAAGCGTGGCTGCATGCAGTATTTTATTTTATCTGTCAAATGACATCAAATAA
- a CDS encoding radical SAM protein has protein sequence MTSNKKVFSLALGCKVSQADLSKFKDLFFPDCVDEPSANLSDVIILNSCAVTENAQKDSVRMLKKFTKLNKDIYFLGCAASISEDLKKIFPGVNFFDNKELSDLLSRNVHSSNYHDRKRYVLKVGDGCCRECSYCIIRFLRGPLKSRPFEDIRKEISLIQDVNEIVLSAIEVALWGYDFGLDIVWLLKEIIKLIENRDIKIRLGSIYPALLLNKEFVDLMANTGKLQPHLHISLQSASPDVLRSMRRFTNLDKILGKIFEIKETRNDFLVSTDIIVGYPTESDEDFQMTVDFLERLPLVRVHSFPFSSRKGTIAADLKPLDRKILLERQKLITERFSQSKILEGFIGESISDPLWESEDENWLYGHSSNYIPIKLNKRLSRTAILMGKSIDKNHLVLE, from the coding sequence ATGACATCAAATAAAAAGGTTTTTTCTCTTGCATTAGGGTGTAAGGTAAGCCAGGCAGATCTTTCCAAATTTAAAGATCTATTCTTTCCTGACTGTGTGGATGAACCATCAGCTAATTTATCCGATGTAATCATACTAAATAGCTGTGCGGTGACAGAAAATGCTCAAAAAGATTCCGTTAGGATGCTGAAAAAATTTACTAAGCTTAATAAAGATATATATTTTCTTGGATGTGCTGCCTCAATATCTGAGGATTTGAAGAAAATTTTTCCAGGAGTAAATTTCTTTGACAACAAAGAGTTAAGCGATTTATTGAGCAGAAACGTTCATAGTTCGAATTATCACGACAGAAAGAGATATGTCCTTAAAGTTGGAGATGGATGTTGTAGGGAATGCTCTTACTGTATTATAAGATTTTTGCGCGGTCCATTGAAATCAAGACCCTTTGAAGATATAAGAAAAGAGATTTCTTTGATCCAGGATGTGAATGAAATAGTCTTGAGCGCAATTGAAGTAGCGTTGTGGGGATATGACTTTGGACTTGATATAGTTTGGCTTTTGAAAGAAATTATTAAATTAATCGAAAATAGAGATATCAAGATAAGACTTGGATCTATTTATCCAGCTCTACTTCTGAACAAAGAATTTGTAGACTTAATGGCTAACACAGGTAAATTACAGCCGCACCTTCATATTTCTCTACAGAGTGCAAGTCCTGATGTTCTGAGGTCTATGAGAAGATTTACAAATTTAGATAAGATTTTAGGCAAAATCTTTGAGATTAAAGAAACAAGAAATGATTTTCTCGTTTCTACCGATATAATTGTAGGCTATCCTACTGAGAGCGATGAAGATTTTCAGATGACAGTCGACTTTCTTGAGAGGCTTCCTCTTGTAAGGGTTCACTCTTTCCCATTTTCCTCAAGGAAAGGAACTATAGCAGCAGATCTAAAACCGCTCGATAGAAAGATTCTTTTAGAAAGACAAAAGTTGATAACCGAAAGGTTCTCTCAGTCGAAGATATTAGAGGGATTTATAGGTGAGAGTATATCAGATCCCTTATGGGAGAGCGAAGATGAGAACTGGTTGTACGGTCACAGCTCAAACTATATTCCCATCAAACTTAATAAGCGTTTATCAAGAACAGCTATTTTAATGGGTAAATCAATAGATAAAAATCATCTGGTTTTAGAGTAA
- a CDS encoding NlpC/P60 family protein — protein sequence MKTIFKLNLIIFILLLFQANGLCYADFSIDNYRSELSSDILMTNIEINNFNKKIKGIVSLRTFKDKISKTELEKLIFQNDDYFPLYIDSTYYEHQYFTNNIVINDMNTIRYAITLKRVNVRTFPTLLKATYNSDSSGFDQFQETTFEINEPILVLTEDKSQYWLFVQGKNYNGWILKKDVAFFQNKKDFTNYIGSLNANFITTTSSKSRLTFDTGEYQDVNMGIKFILQEKTPINGYWKVEVPIRDKSGIVSFVTGQIPTSDAVFQYLPYTRKDIIDQAFKMLNQPYGWGGENGFHDCSSFVQDIFKTFGFTFPRNADIQELLPGNRFSFKDLEYNERLDIIKRLKPGALLFMPDHVMLYLGYFDNSAYVINDITSYYQNGYLVRDYKVAVTDIISTRRANSKSFLESLTTAVEIP from the coding sequence GTGAAAACAATCTTTAAGCTAAACTTAATAATATTTATATTGCTGCTATTTCAGGCTAACGGCCTTTGTTATGCGGATTTTAGCATTGATAATTACAGATCTGAACTAAGTAGCGATATATTAATGACAAATATTGAAATCAACAATTTCAATAAAAAGATTAAGGGCATCGTTTCCCTTAGAACCTTCAAAGATAAAATCTCAAAAACAGAATTAGAAAAGCTCATCTTCCAAAACGATGACTACTTTCCTCTATACATAGATTCAACCTATTACGAACACCAATATTTCACAAACAATATCGTTATAAACGATATGAATACCATAAGATACGCAATTACGTTAAAAAGAGTAAACGTAAGAACCTTTCCGACATTGTTGAAAGCTACCTATAACTCCGATTCTTCTGGCTTCGATCAGTTTCAAGAGACAACCTTTGAAATAAATGAACCGATATTGGTATTAACTGAGGACAAGAGTCAATACTGGCTATTCGTTCAGGGCAAGAATTATAATGGCTGGATCTTAAAAAAGGACGTCGCATTTTTCCAGAATAAAAAAGACTTTACAAATTACATAGGTTCGCTAAACGCTAATTTTATAACGACTACTTCTTCGAAATCGAGATTGACGTTCGATACGGGAGAATATCAAGATGTAAATATGGGAATCAAATTCATATTGCAGGAAAAGACACCAATAAACGGCTATTGGAAGGTAGAGGTGCCTATAAGAGATAAATCAGGCATAGTTAGCTTTGTAACGGGACAAATCCCAACTTCTGATGCAGTTTTTCAATATCTGCCTTATACGAGAAAAGATATTATAGACCAGGCCTTTAAAATGCTAAATCAACCTTACGGTTGGGGTGGAGAAAATGGTTTTCACGATTGCTCATCTTTCGTTCAAGATATCTTTAAAACCTTTGGTTTTACCTTCCCAAGAAATGCAGACATTCAAGAGCTGCTACCTGGAAACAGGTTTTCTTTCAAGGACCTTGAATATAATGAAAGATTGGATATCATAAAAAGACTTAAACCTGGAGCGCTTCTGTTTATGCCCGATCACGTGATGCTCTATCTTGGATATTTTGATAATTCTGCCTATGTAATTAACGACATCACATCGTATTACCAAAACGGCTATCTTGTAAGGGACTATAAAGTAGCAGTTACTGATATAATTAGTACAAGAAGGGCTAACTCTAAAAGCTTTTTAGAGTCTTTGACTACAGCAGTTGAAATACCATAA
- a CDS encoding diguanylate cyclase: MREIAKEPSFIESIRKQLIGLGEDSSKKTYYGELREKIQYLERFRALLDSSTDMIFLINFSNKRLIDANLSVIKNLGFSLKELEKMSILEFININESEYLEIFDYVVSKDFTKSIVTELICKDGRKIPVEITITSKRFSSQWYYIIIARDISERIAKEAEIRGKELHYAKILENISDAIMELSDDFRVLSVTPSVNKILGYHDYEIIGHYFYEFVEDQDLESVVSSFSNIVKNVHIDFRIKNKKNSPIVVGASISKIVGEKTAYVLSLRDISKISKINKDLEEKERRFRVLFNSISEAVLLFPIPKRGQFEKLVEVNDITCTFLNRNKEEILNLTIEDIITPGKEKEALIEKLTSGEYVNGVQAELISKGSQNICVEMDIKKCHIGDQDMVLLIVRNVTEKKLLENKLNYLAFHDHLTGLSNRTLFSDRVHYEISRAKRNGTYLGVMFLDLDRFKDVNDSEGHQIGDNLLQIVSAKLQERIRETDILARMGGDEFAVLVPDLKDKSEIRPLAERILQLFEEPFTVNGHSFKLGISIGISTYPYDAKSYEELLTNADTAMYKAKNSGGNRFLFHCENNL; the protein is encoded by the coding sequence TTGAGAGAAATAGCTAAAGAGCCATCATTTATTGAAAGCATTAGAAAACAGCTAATAGGTTTAGGAGAAGATTCCTCAAAAAAAACATATTACGGCGAATTAAGAGAAAAAATTCAATATCTTGAGCGCTTCAGGGCTCTTCTTGACAGCTCTACAGATATGATCTTTCTTATAAACTTCTCAAACAAAAGGCTGATTGACGCAAACCTTAGCGTAATAAAAAATTTGGGCTTTAGCTTAAAAGAGTTAGAAAAGATGTCAATTCTTGAATTCATAAATATTAATGAAAGCGAATACTTAGAAATTTTTGATTATGTTGTCTCAAAAGACTTTACAAAATCTATTGTTACCGAGTTAATATGCAAAGACGGTAGAAAAATTCCCGTAGAAATTACAATAACATCAAAAAGGTTTTCTTCTCAGTGGTATTACATTATAATAGCCAGAGACATTAGTGAGAGGATTGCCAAAGAAGCTGAGATAAGAGGCAAAGAACTCCATTACGCAAAAATTCTGGAAAATATATCAGACGCGATAATGGAGCTCTCAGATGACTTTAGGGTATTGTCAGTAACCCCATCGGTAAACAAGATCTTGGGATATCACGATTATGAAATCATAGGCCACTACTTTTATGAATTCGTAGAGGACCAAGACCTTGAATCGGTAGTATCAAGTTTTTCAAATATTGTCAAAAATGTACACATTGACTTTAGAATAAAAAACAAGAAAAATAGCCCAATTGTAGTAGGCGCAAGCATATCAAAGATTGTAGGAGAAAAAACCGCATACGTTTTAAGCCTGAGAGATATATCTAAAATTTCAAAAATCAATAAAGATTTAGAAGAGAAGGAAAGACGCTTCAGAGTTCTCTTTAACAGCATAAGCGAAGCAGTTCTGCTCTTTCCCATTCCAAAAAGAGGACAATTTGAAAAACTTGTAGAGGTAAACGATATCACCTGCACATTTTTAAATAGAAATAAAGAAGAAATTTTAAATCTAACTATAGAGGACATTATTACCCCAGGCAAAGAAAAAGAGGCCCTTATTGAGAAGTTAACCTCAGGAGAGTATGTCAATGGCGTTCAGGCAGAGTTAATTAGCAAGGGCTCCCAAAACATCTGTGTGGAGATGGACATAAAGAAATGCCACATAGGAGACCAGGACATGGTTTTGCTAATAGTCAGAAACGTCACAGAGAAAAAACTATTGGAAAATAAACTAAACTATCTTGCTTTTCACGATCACCTCACAGGATTGTCAAACAGAACGCTTTTTTCTGACAGAGTTCACTATGAAATCTCAAGAGCAAAAAGGAACGGAACATACTTAGGAGTAATGTTTTTAGATCTTGACAGATTCAAAGACGTAAACGATTCTGAAGGGCACCAAATAGGAGACAATCTCCTGCAGATAGTAAGCGCAAAGCTTCAGGAAAGAATTAGAGAAACGGACATATTAGCAAGGATGGGTGGAGACGAATTTGCAGTTTTAGTGCCAGATCTAAAAGACAAAAGCGAAATAAGACCATTAGCAGAAAGAATTCTCCAATTATTTGAAGAACCATTTACGGTCAACGGCCATTCTTTTAAGCTGGGTATAAGCATAGGAATAAGCACATACCCATACGATGCCAAAAGCTACGAAGAGCTTCTAACCAATGCAGATACTGCAATGTACAAGGCAAAAAATTCAGGAGGCAACAGGTTTTTATTCCATTGTGAAAACAATCTTTAA
- a CDS encoding iron-containing alcohol dehydrogenase: MSIEKPMYRISKFVAPEFIFGTDSIDYVKRYIKNFSLTSPIVITDSGVLKVGWAKNIFKQLEEININYCIFENITENPKDYEVEEIAKVIRNCDCDSIIAVGGGSVIDAAKAAGIMCTNPGSIRDYEGIDKIVHPMPPIICVPTTCGSSADVSQFAIIKNTDEKYKMAIVSKSLIPDISIIDPKTMTTLPKELLIATSLDALTHAVESYVSLGSSPITDMFALKAINLIFETLPKAAKDPKNINYLEDLMLASLMAGMAFSNASLGMVHAIAHSIGGYKDIRHGTCNAILLDSVIGFNYPYAAYRYDKISESLGYDLKNLKEEDRKKLLIESVIDLKNKIGFNITLKDLQLKKGEIDIISRHAVNDPCMLTNPVMPTLKEVKEFIERNS, translated from the coding sequence ATGAGTATAGAGAAGCCAATGTATAGGATTTCAAAGTTCGTTGCTCCCGAATTCATATTTGGAACTGACTCTATAGATTATGTAAAAAGATATATTAAGAACTTTTCCCTCACATCGCCCATTGTAATTACTGACTCAGGGGTATTGAAAGTTGGCTGGGCCAAAAATATTTTTAAGCAACTAGAAGAAATTAATATAAATTACTGTATATTTGAGAATATCACAGAAAATCCAAAGGACTACGAAGTCGAAGAAATTGCAAAAGTTATAAGAAATTGTGATTGCGATTCTATAATTGCAGTAGGTGGCGGAAGCGTAATAGACGCTGCAAAGGCAGCAGGCATAATGTGTACAAATCCGGGCTCTATAAGAGACTACGAGGGAATTGATAAGATCGTGCATCCAATGCCTCCAATAATTTGCGTGCCTACAACCTGCGGCAGCTCAGCAGATGTGTCGCAATTTGCAATTATTAAGAACACTGATGAAAAATACAAAATGGCGATAGTCAGCAAGTCGCTAATTCCTGACATATCAATAATAGATCCAAAAACTATGACAACCTTGCCAAAAGAGCTTTTGATAGCCACATCCCTTGATGCATTGACGCACGCAGTTGAATCCTACGTATCATTGGGCTCATCTCCCATTACCGATATGTTTGCCCTAAAAGCCATAAATCTTATTTTTGAAACCCTTCCAAAAGCAGCCAAAGATCCAAAAAATATCAATTACTTAGAGGATCTAATGCTCGCAAGCCTTATGGCAGGAATGGCTTTCTCGAATGCCAGTCTGGGAATGGTTCATGCCATAGCGCACAGCATAGGAGGGTACAAAGATATCAGGCATGGAACCTGCAACGCCATACTTTTAGACAGCGTAATAGGATTCAATTACCCATATGCGGCTTACAGATACGACAAAATTAGTGAAAGCTTAGGGTATGACTTAAAAAATCTAAAAGAAGAAGACAGAAAGAAACTATTAATTGAGAGCGTTATCGATTTAAAGAACAAAATTGGGTTTAATATTACATTAAAAGATTTACAGCTAAAAAAGGGTGAAATAGATATAATCTCAAGACATGCAGTAAACGATCCTTGTATGCTAACAAATCCAGTTATGCCAACTTTAAAGGAGGTGAAAGAATTCATTGAGAGAAATAGCTAA